In one Halosimplex halophilum genomic region, the following are encoded:
- a CDS encoding sulfatase family protein, translating into MSRKNLLLVTVDCLRGDFVGTDHADTPFIDGLVADGTDYREMYATATTTTPCVASYMTGTYSEHNGVYSLEEARLDESVPTLAEHLSAAGYDTTAMVTGPIVADTGLDRGFDEYAYRDRNEELVGDWFDEAVETVAGLEEPFFCYLHLWEIHDPVRVPDGYDDPEYGRYPYARTLSALDRALGRFHDHIPANTVTALHGDHGEAIAYRDSYLHKLTKFLRTGLRYGLGLDTRALERRLKRRFDRDPPVPDHFMEDGHGENVFDFVSNVPFVLSGPGVEDATVDAQVRQVDVLPTLLDLLRVEPTDDRPIDGESLLPPESVSDRDAYIRACGKSLVREANWQRAVRAEGHKYVEYVDRDWEPELYDLDADPLELHPVEDEPTASDLRSRIPEEGVRDGEQLEIDGLLKDLGYK; encoded by the coding sequence ATGTCGCGGAAGAACCTCCTCCTCGTCACCGTCGACTGCCTCCGCGGCGACTTCGTCGGGACCGACCACGCCGACACGCCGTTCATCGACGGCCTCGTCGCCGACGGGACCGACTACCGCGAGATGTACGCCACGGCGACGACGACGACGCCCTGCGTCGCCAGCTACATGACCGGCACCTACTCCGAGCACAACGGCGTCTACTCGCTGGAGGAGGCCCGCCTCGACGAGTCGGTCCCGACGCTCGCCGAGCACCTCTCGGCCGCCGGCTACGACACGACCGCGATGGTCACGGGGCCCATCGTCGCCGACACCGGCCTCGACCGCGGCTTCGACGAGTACGCCTACCGCGACCGCAACGAGGAGCTCGTCGGCGACTGGTTCGACGAGGCCGTCGAGACGGTCGCGGGCCTGGAGGAGCCGTTCTTCTGTTACCTGCACCTCTGGGAGATCCACGACCCCGTCCGCGTCCCCGACGGCTACGATGACCCGGAGTACGGGCGCTACCCCTACGCGCGAACCCTCTCGGCGCTCGACCGCGCGCTCGGACGGTTCCACGACCACATCCCGGCCAACACCGTGACCGCCCTCCACGGCGACCACGGCGAGGCCATCGCCTACCGCGACAGTTACCTGCACAAGCTGACGAAGTTCCTCCGGACCGGGCTCCGCTACGGGCTCGGACTCGACACGCGCGCGCTCGAACGCCGCCTCAAGCGCCGGTTCGACCGCGACCCGCCGGTCCCCGACCACTTCATGGAGGACGGCCACGGCGAGAACGTCTTCGACTTCGTCTCGAACGTCCCGTTCGTCCTCTCCGGGCCCGGAGTCGAGGACGCCACCGTCGACGCGCAGGTCCGGCAGGTCGACGTGCTGCCGACGCTGCTCGACCTCCTCCGCGTCGAACCGACCGACGACCGGCCGATCGACGGCGAGTCGCTGCTGCCCCCCGAGTCGGTGAGCGACCGCGACGCCTACATCCGCGCCTGCGGGAAGTCGCTCGTCCGCGAGGCCAACTGGCAGCGCGCCGTCCGCGCGGAGGGCCACAAGTACGTCGAGTACGTCGACCGCGACTGGGAGCCCGAGCTGTACGACCTCGACGCGGACCCGCTCGAACTCCACCCCGTCGAGGACGAACCCACCGCCTCCGACCTCCGGTCGCGGATCCCCGAGGAGGGCGTCCGCGACGGCGAACAGCTGGAGATCGACGGCCTCCTGAAGGACCTGGGCTACAAGTAG
- a CDS encoding alkaline phosphatase family protein yields the protein MTRTFVVGLDGASWLLTEPWIDDGLLPNLAALRESGTYATSRSCLPPVTYPNWKCYSSGKNPGKHSVYWWERIDLADERIDIMSGSDYKTAELWDYLNADGQRAGVVNMPSMYPPREIDGYVVSGGPDAVEGEYRSLDSGYTHPPDFEDELADRYDYQVHPDPLLSSNDERGAEVDQILRLFELRLQVAKDLFVEEDLEFTHVTLFYLNVLHHFFWDDEPTKRGWQLVDEWLGELAELEDTNLVVMSDHGAAATTTEFYVNEWLAENGYLTRASGVEDYFQRVGLTRETALDVAKRFGLVDFLAENVPQRVQELVPQSAGAKRERKMELIVPEETKALASGQGPIYVNPRFDVESVREDLIADLREVTDEHGEPLFTGVYRAEEVYDGPYVDIGPDVVVDQRPGVHVNDGMGGDAVQTEPDRWAAENTPTGIFVADGPDFRNRGEIPEIDIRDIAPTILAAHGVDTPTDMDGEVLDIFVDDPDVGTQDPIDHETARAGGPGDEVADRLAELGYME from the coding sequence ATGACGCGGACCTTCGTTGTCGGGCTCGACGGCGCCAGCTGGCTGCTGACCGAGCCCTGGATCGACGACGGGCTCCTCCCCAACCTCGCCGCCCTCCGCGAGTCGGGCACCTACGCGACCAGCCGGAGCTGCCTGCCGCCGGTCACCTACCCCAACTGGAAGTGCTACTCCTCCGGGAAGAACCCCGGCAAGCACAGCGTCTACTGGTGGGAGCGCATCGACCTCGCCGACGAGCGCATCGACATTATGAGCGGGAGCGACTACAAGACCGCCGAGCTGTGGGACTACCTCAACGCCGACGGCCAGCGGGCGGGCGTCGTCAACATGCCCTCGATGTACCCCCCGCGGGAGATCGACGGCTACGTCGTCTCCGGCGGCCCCGACGCCGTCGAGGGCGAGTACCGCTCGCTCGACTCCGGGTACACCCACCCGCCCGACTTCGAGGACGAACTGGCCGACCGCTACGACTACCAGGTCCACCCCGACCCGCTGCTGTCGTCGAACGACGAGCGCGGCGCCGAGGTCGACCAGATCCTGCGGCTGTTCGAACTGCGCCTCCAGGTTGCGAAGGACCTGTTCGTGGAGGAGGACCTCGAGTTCACCCACGTCACGCTGTTCTACCTCAACGTCCTGCACCACTTCTTCTGGGACGACGAGCCGACGAAGCGCGGCTGGCAGCTCGTCGACGAGTGGCTCGGTGAACTGGCCGAACTGGAGGACACGAACCTCGTGGTCATGTCCGACCACGGCGCCGCGGCGACGACCACGGAGTTCTACGTCAACGAGTGGCTCGCCGAGAACGGCTATCTCACCCGTGCGAGCGGCGTCGAGGACTACTTCCAGCGGGTCGGACTCACCCGCGAGACGGCGCTGGACGTGGCAAAGCGGTTCGGCCTCGTCGACTTCCTCGCGGAGAACGTCCCCCAGCGCGTCCAGGAACTGGTCCCCCAGAGCGCCGGCGCCAAGCGCGAGCGCAAGATGGAGCTGATCGTCCCGGAGGAGACGAAGGCGCTCGCCAGCGGCCAGGGGCCGATCTACGTCAACCCGCGCTTCGACGTGGAGTCGGTGCGCGAGGACCTCATCGCCGACCTCCGGGAGGTCACCGACGAGCACGGCGAGCCGCTGTTCACGGGCGTCTACCGCGCCGAGGAGGTCTACGACGGCCCCTACGTCGACATCGGGCCGGACGTGGTCGTCGACCAGCGCCCGGGCGTCCACGTCAACGACGGGATGGGCGGCGACGCCGTCCAGACCGAACCCGACCGCTGGGCCGCCGAGAACACGCCCACGGGCATCTTCGTCGCGGACGGCCCCGACTTCCGGAACCGCGGCGAGATCCCCGAGATCGACATCCGCGACATCGCGCCGACGATCCTCGCCGCCCACGGCGTCGACACCCCGACGGACATGGACGGCGAGGTGCTGGACATCTTCGTCGACGACCCCGACGTGGGCACGCAGGACCCGATCGACCACGAGACCGCCCGCGCCGGCGGGCCGGGCGACGAAGTGGCCGACCGGCTGGCCGAACTCGGCTACATGGAGTGA
- a CDS encoding PLD nuclease N-terminal domain-containing protein: MPSTIPTAVPLQMGEAAFVLLFGLLFFAVGIALIFWTYSDAKKNSSHPAFLWAIVVFLAPLLGLVLYFLVGRDQKY, from the coding sequence ATGCCCTCCACGATACCCACCGCGGTACCGCTACAGATGGGCGAGGCGGCGTTCGTCCTCCTGTTCGGCCTGCTGTTTTTCGCCGTCGGGATCGCGCTGATATTCTGGACGTACAGCGACGCCAAGAAGAACAGCAGCCACCCCGCGTTCCTCTGGGCCATCGTCGTCTTCCTGGCCCCGCTGCTGGGACTCGTACTGTACTTCCTGGTCGGCCGCGACCAGAAGTACTGA
- a CDS encoding lysylphosphatidylglycerol synthase transmembrane domain-containing protein, whose amino-acid sequence MSDEGTESPSGDDSAGRSWRGRALSALQWAVAIGAFWYVARGVDWSATGAELATLDAVVVAGVLAVTAVEFGSRFGMWYALLNGLGPTDFRTSANVDLVIKFVNHVVPSKASGHSVAPLVVRHYTGVDWAEAVSVSGLNTGLYAALYGLVALAGLGLFAPRLGGGWLLVILLSTGVYLVAGVLVLLAGRRMNAAGRLASRLGGLLGRIPRIGDRLAGVAAALPSFTADSAGVFRRLSARPSVVGPYALGWAGTLMVCPGLRVWLLLTGLGGEFSPVLALPVVLVTAYSVTVLPLTPGGVGVAEASATAVLVALGVAPEIAPVVVLLDRTFGVYLPAVLGWLPAATLDFSDLLARGEEGSG is encoded by the coding sequence GTGAGCGACGAGGGAACCGAAAGTCCGTCCGGCGACGACTCGGCGGGCCGGTCCTGGCGGGGGCGGGCGCTCTCGGCGCTGCAGTGGGCGGTCGCGATCGGGGCGTTCTGGTACGTCGCCCGCGGGGTCGACTGGTCGGCGACGGGGGCGGAACTGGCGACGCTGGACGCGGTCGTGGTCGCCGGCGTGCTCGCGGTCACCGCGGTCGAGTTCGGCTCGCGGTTCGGGATGTGGTACGCGCTGTTGAACGGGCTCGGCCCGACGGACTTCCGGACGAGCGCGAACGTCGACCTGGTGATCAAGTTCGTCAACCACGTCGTCCCGTCGAAGGCCTCGGGCCACTCGGTGGCGCCGCTGGTCGTCCGCCACTACACGGGGGTCGACTGGGCCGAGGCCGTGAGCGTCTCGGGGCTCAACACCGGCCTCTACGCCGCCCTCTACGGGCTGGTCGCGCTCGCTGGGCTCGGCCTGTTCGCCCCCCGGCTCGGCGGCGGGTGGCTGCTCGTCATCCTGCTGTCGACGGGCGTCTACCTCGTCGCCGGCGTGCTCGTCCTGCTCGCGGGCCGGCGGATGAACGCGGCCGGCCGCCTGGCGAGCCGGCTAGGCGGGCTGCTGGGCCGGATCCCCCGGATCGGCGACCGGCTCGCCGGCGTCGCGGCCGCGCTGCCCTCCTTCACCGCCGACTCGGCGGGCGTGTTCCGCCGGCTGTCGGCGCGGCCCTCGGTCGTCGGCCCGTACGCGCTCGGGTGGGCGGGGACGCTGATGGTCTGTCCCGGGCTGCGCGTCTGGCTGCTGCTCACGGGACTGGGCGGGGAGTTCTCGCCCGTCCTCGCCCTGCCGGTCGTGCTCGTGACGGCCTACAGCGTGACCGTGCTGCCGCTGACGCCCGGGGGCGTCGGCGTCGCGGAGGCCTCGGCGACGGCCGTCCTCGTCGCCCTCGGCGTCGCGCCGGAGATCGCGCCGGTCGTGGTCCTCCTCGACCGCACCTTCGGCGTCTACCTCCCCGCCGTGCTCGGCTGGCTCCCCGCCGCGACGCTGGACTTCTCGGACCTGCTCGCTCGCGGCGAAGAGGGGAGCGGGTGA
- a CDS encoding zinc-binding dehydrogenase — protein MTSEMTAYVVEEYGDPDVFTERTVAVPEPGPEEVRVEVRATSLNPVDYKIRRGDIPDFTPEFPAVLHCDVSGVVDAVGENVDRFDVGDEVYGMPGGAGRDGALADYVVGHAGTFAPAPETLPLADAAALPVVALTAWEMLADKATVDVGDDVLVYGASGGVGHVGVQLARWFGADVTATGSTEAKRAFAADLGADHTVDYTATEVESYVDEHADGAGFDVVFDPVGDDHLQTAFDAVRPFGTVVTTESSSTQDVSALHANSLELGVVLVILPVLLGERQERVGDELADIAALVDDGAVEPHVDERFAFDEVADAHRLGEDGDFVGKILLETE, from the coding sequence ATGACTTCGGAGATGACCGCCTACGTCGTCGAGGAGTACGGCGACCCGGACGTGTTCACCGAGCGGACCGTCGCGGTGCCCGAGCCGGGACCCGAGGAGGTCCGCGTCGAGGTGCGGGCGACCAGTCTCAACCCGGTCGACTACAAGATCCGGCGGGGCGACATCCCCGATTTCACCCCGGAGTTCCCCGCAGTCCTCCACTGCGACGTCTCGGGGGTCGTCGACGCGGTCGGCGAGAACGTCGACCGCTTCGACGTGGGCGACGAGGTGTACGGGATGCCCGGCGGCGCGGGCCGGGACGGCGCGCTGGCCGACTACGTCGTCGGCCACGCCGGGACCTTCGCACCGGCGCCGGAGACGCTCCCGCTGGCCGACGCGGCCGCGCTCCCCGTGGTCGCGCTGACCGCGTGGGAGATGCTCGCCGACAAGGCGACGGTCGACGTGGGCGACGACGTGCTCGTCTACGGCGCCAGCGGCGGCGTCGGGCACGTCGGCGTCCAGCTCGCTCGCTGGTTCGGCGCGGACGTGACCGCGACCGGCTCGACCGAGGCGAAACGGGCGTTCGCGGCCGACCTCGGCGCCGACCACACCGTCGACTACACCGCGACCGAGGTCGAGTCGTACGTCGACGAGCACGCCGACGGCGCCGGCTTCGACGTGGTCTTCGACCCGGTCGGCGACGACCACCTCCAGACGGCCTTCGACGCGGTCCGCCCGTTCGGGACCGTCGTGACCACCGAGTCGAGTTCGACCCAGGACGTATCGGCGCTGCACGCCAACTCGCTGGAACTCGGGGTCGTGCTCGTCATCCTGCCGGTGCTGCTCGGCGAGCGCCAGGAGCGGGTCGGCGACGAACTGGCCGACATCGCGGCGCTCGTCGACGACGGCGCCGTCGAGCCCCACGTCGACGAGCGGTTCGCCTTCGACGAGGTCGCCGACGCCCACCGCCTCGGCGAGGACGGCGACTTCGTCGGGAAGATCCTGCTCGAAACCGAGTGA
- a CDS encoding YqjF family protein, which translates to MSLRSLLDLPIAMGWRHLLFANWPVDPGLVDAHVPDALTVDTHGGRAWLSVVPFTNVAVRPRGLPAWTGLPLPELNLRTYVTREGERSAEGAGPTDDGPAEDLGVYFFSLDADGILGVTGARLFHHLPYYLADMSLEADASGVEFRSRRRHPGARPCDFDARYEPVGDGFRSDPGSLERFLTKRHRFYTETPGGELRYAQIRHPPWTLYEASVDLRENEVFETNGFDTPESEPTVLYSPGVDVTASGSRRVE; encoded by the coding sequence ATGTCGCTTCGCTCGCTGCTGGACCTCCCGATCGCGATGGGGTGGCGCCACCTCCTGTTCGCCAACTGGCCGGTCGACCCCGGCCTCGTCGACGCGCACGTCCCCGACGCGCTGACGGTCGACACCCACGGCGGGCGGGCCTGGCTCTCGGTCGTCCCGTTCACGAACGTCGCGGTTCGCCCGCGCGGCCTGCCGGCCTGGACCGGCCTCCCGCTGCCCGAACTGAACCTCCGGACCTACGTCACCCGCGAGGGGGAGCGCAGCGCCGAGGGCGCCGGGCCGACCGACGACGGCCCCGCCGAGGACCTGGGCGTCTACTTCTTCAGCCTCGACGCCGACGGGATCCTGGGCGTGACGGGCGCGCGCCTGTTCCACCACCTCCCGTACTACCTCGCCGACATGTCCCTGGAGGCCGACGCGTCGGGCGTCGAGTTCAGGAGCCGGCGGCGACACCCCGGCGCGCGGCCCTGCGACTTCGACGCCCGGTACGAGCCGGTCGGCGACGGCTTCCGCTCGGATCCGGGGTCGCTCGAACGGTTCCTCACGAAGCGCCACCGATTCTACACCGAGACGCCCGGCGGCGAGTTGCGCTACGCGCAGATCCGCCACCCGCCGTGGACCCTCTACGAGGCCAGCGTCGACCTCCGCGAGAACGAGGTCTTCGAGACCAACGGGTTCGACACGCCCGAGAGCGAACCAACCGTACTCTACAGCCCCGGGGTCGACGTGACCGCCTCCGGGAGCCGTCGGGTGGAGTGA
- a CDS encoding DUF2304 family protein, translated as MSPLVSADAPLAALPGLSNEALTLLFAGVAAVVLLWGFERYRTTFSRAELAIALGVALGLLTVAFAPGLYGALAGVLNLESRFILIQIFANVTFLVLIFYLVSQVNTSQRTIGDLTRSLAVQQADPDADLDERTLYVVVPAYNEADTIGTVLAALPDRIHDHLVRAVVVSDGSDDATRRAAEEYDAIVVEHPINQGQGGALQTGFDIASDHGADIVVTMDADGQHPVDQLDDLVAPIVDDEADYVLGSRYRGEDNSGNSITRRGGIRTFTWLINRLAKTDITDCTNGFRAIRGSRLAELTLTEERFSAPELIIESRKNGLRIVEVPVTIHEREAGETKKPKLGYAVGLARTIFVTWIR; from the coding sequence ATGTCGCCGCTGGTGTCCGCCGACGCCCCCCTGGCAGCCCTCCCGGGGTTGAGCAACGAGGCGCTGACCCTGCTGTTCGCCGGGGTAGCGGCCGTCGTCCTCCTGTGGGGGTTCGAGCGCTACCGCACGACCTTCTCGCGGGCGGAACTCGCCATCGCCCTCGGGGTCGCGCTCGGGCTGCTCACCGTCGCGTTCGCGCCGGGGCTGTACGGCGCGCTCGCCGGCGTCCTGAACCTCGAGAGCCGCTTCATCCTCATCCAGATCTTCGCCAACGTCACGTTCCTCGTGCTCATCTTCTACCTCGTCTCGCAGGTCAACACCAGCCAGCGGACGATCGGCGACCTCACGCGGAGCCTGGCCGTCCAGCAGGCCGACCCGGACGCGGACCTCGACGAGCGGACGCTGTACGTCGTCGTCCCGGCCTACAACGAGGCCGACACGATCGGGACCGTCCTCGCGGCGCTGCCCGACCGGATCCACGACCACCTCGTCCGTGCGGTCGTCGTCTCCGACGGCTCCGACGACGCCACCCGGCGGGCCGCCGAGGAGTACGACGCCATCGTCGTCGAACACCCGATCAACCAGGGCCAGGGCGGCGCTCTCCAGACCGGCTTCGACATCGCCAGCGACCACGGCGCCGACATCGTCGTCACGATGGACGCCGACGGCCAGCACCCCGTCGACCAGCTCGACGACCTCGTCGCCCCCATCGTCGACGACGAGGCCGACTACGTGCTCGGCTCCCGGTACCGCGGCGAGGACAACTCCGGCAACTCGATCACCCGCCGGGGCGGCATCCGCACGTTCACCTGGCTGATCAACCGCCTCGCCAAGACCGACATCACCGACTGCACCAACGGCTTCCGCGCCATCCGCGGCTCCCGGCTCGCCGAGCTCACGCTCACCGAGGAACGGTTCTCCGCGCCCGAGCTCATCATCGAGTCCCGCAAGAACGGCCTGCGCATCGTCGAGGTCCCGGTGACCATCCACGAGCGGGAGGCCGGCGAGACCAAGAAACCGAAGCTCGGCTACGCGGTCGGGCTCGCGCGGACGATCTTCGTCACCTGGATCCGGTGA
- a CDS encoding polysaccharide deacetylase family protein gives MSQPRAALSVDLEFFTHLPAYRGARGVTDRPAVGLGGVTALLDALADADAAGTFFTVGDIADDHPRVVERVADEGHEVASHTHTHQHLSELDGAERREELARSKERLSAVAGEPVTGFRAPSFDLGPDHFGTLSDLGYEYDSSVVPCRSIPGWYGGEFDAERPVPASAVDPTAPDEFVEVPTSVMPRLRLPLTGTWIRFFGVSYTLAGMRLLARRGIAPVLYVHPWELVDLPAVEGVPKRVYVRTGAYMRRAIRRILAEPFEFVTVRDLADSVESNERTPSAGSGRP, from the coding sequence ATGTCACAGCCACGCGCCGCGCTCTCCGTCGACCTCGAGTTCTTCACGCACCTGCCGGCCTACCGCGGGGCCCGCGGGGTCACCGACCGCCCGGCGGTCGGGCTCGGCGGCGTCACGGCGCTGCTCGACGCCCTCGCCGACGCCGACGCGGCGGGCACGTTCTTCACCGTCGGCGACATCGCCGACGACCACCCGCGGGTCGTCGAGCGCGTCGCCGACGAGGGCCACGAGGTCGCCTCTCACACGCACACCCACCAGCACCTCTCCGAACTCGACGGGGCAGAGCGCCGCGAGGAACTGGCGCGCTCGAAGGAGCGGCTGTCCGCGGTCGCCGGCGAACCGGTCACCGGGTTCCGCGCGCCGTCGTTCGACCTCGGCCCCGACCACTTCGGGACGCTGTCGGATCTGGGCTACGAGTACGACTCCAGCGTCGTCCCGTGTCGGTCGATCCCCGGCTGGTACGGCGGGGAGTTCGACGCCGAGCGCCCCGTCCCGGCGAGCGCCGTGGACCCGACCGCGCCGGACGAGTTCGTCGAGGTCCCGACCTCGGTGATGCCGCGGCTGCGCCTGCCGCTGACGGGGACCTGGATCCGCTTCTTCGGCGTCTCCTACACGCTCGCCGGGATGCGGCTGCTCGCCCGGCGCGGGATCGCGCCGGTGCTGTACGTCCACCCGTGGGAACTGGTCGACCTCCCGGCGGTCGAGGGGGTCCCGAAGCGCGTGTACGTCCGGACGGGCGCGTACATGCGACGGGCCATCCGCCGGATCCTCGCCGAGCCGTTCGAGTTCGTCACCGTCCGCGACCTCGCCGACAGCGTCGAGTCGAACGAACGGACGCCGTCCGCAGGGAGTGGTCGACCGTGA
- a CDS encoding sulfatase-like hydrolase/transferase — protein MRDVVLLTADSVRRDFVDAMPFVDGHDVLTGVTAGHYTRPSLAALQSSRLRASVQSRVIGPSLAEVLSEAGYETIGLVPTAQADPAFGFDAGFDHYDNYMSGSGNAAKNRRSGLREFLGSFDIVRQVYRRVYPMEANMADLPADDAVVDEAVERFNDADGPRFLWVHQMESHRPYGRGDDAIPGSVDRKAEASGGRHWFGSSEVTDAERRTILDAYRDALGRVDDRVERVVEGIDSEDPIFAFAADHGDEFGEEGYYYHQGYRRRVADPIIRVPVVLDGVDTVGDRCSLLDIAPTLAGAVGAEAPAAWQGNDLAKTETGETLTVAPWHDSATVCWQDFDRKLVARDADVSITDDEGEATVERTDVSEDVEAQLRDLGYSDAG, from the coding sequence ATGAGAGATGTCGTCCTCCTGACCGCGGACTCGGTCCGCCGCGACTTCGTCGACGCGATGCCCTTCGTCGACGGCCACGACGTGCTGACGGGCGTGACCGCCGGCCACTACACCCGGCCCAGCCTCGCCGCCCTCCAGTCGTCGCGGCTGCGCGCCTCGGTCCAGTCCAGGGTCATCGGGCCCTCGCTGGCCGAGGTGCTCTCCGAGGCGGGCTACGAGACCATCGGGCTGGTCCCGACCGCCCAGGCCGACCCCGCCTTCGGCTTCGACGCCGGGTTCGACCACTACGACAACTACATGAGCGGCAGCGGCAACGCCGCGAAGAACCGCCGCAGCGGCCTCCGCGAGTTCCTCGGCTCGTTCGACATCGTCCGGCAGGTCTACCGCCGGGTCTACCCGATGGAGGCGAACATGGCCGACCTCCCGGCCGACGACGCGGTCGTCGACGAGGCCGTCGAGCGGTTCAACGACGCCGACGGCCCCCGGTTCCTCTGGGTCCACCAGATGGAGAGCCACCGCCCCTACGGCCGCGGCGACGACGCGATCCCGGGGTCGGTCGACCGGAAGGCCGAGGCCAGCGGCGGCCGCCACTGGTTCGGCTCCTCGGAGGTCACGGACGCGGAACGTCGCACCATCCTCGACGCCTACCGGGACGCGCTCGGCCGCGTCGACGACCGGGTCGAGCGGGTGGTCGAGGGGATCGACAGCGAGGACCCGATCTTCGCCTTCGCGGCCGACCACGGCGACGAGTTCGGCGAGGAGGGGTACTACTACCACCAGGGCTACCGCCGCAGGGTCGCCGACCCGATCATCCGCGTCCCGGTCGTCCTCGACGGGGTCGACACCGTCGGCGACCGGTGTAGCCTGCTCGACATCGCGCCGACGCTCGCCGGCGCGGTCGGCGCCGAGGCGCCGGCCGCGTGGCAGGGCAACGACCTCGCGAAGACCGAGACGGGCGAGACGCTCACGGTCGCGCCGTGGCACGACAGCGCGACGGTCTGCTGGCAGGACTTCGACCGCAAGCTCGTCGCGCGCGACGCCGACGTGTCGATCACCGACGACGAGGGCGAGGCGACGGTCGAACGGACCGACGTCTCGGAGGACGTGGAGGCGCAACTGCGCGACCTGGGCTACTCGGACGCGGGGTAG